In the genome of Arachis hypogaea cultivar Tifrunner chromosome 9, arahy.Tifrunner.gnm2.J5K5, whole genome shotgun sequence, the window GTCTCAAAATCATCTAAGCTTGAGAAAGAGAAATAGCCTGCTCAAGATATCTCAAAGTCTTTTGATACTTTATGACTCCCATCAACCAGAAATCAAACTTGTCCACTGTAACAATCTGTATATACTTCTGTTTTGGCTTCTCAAAATTTTCCCTTTGGTTCACACACTTGATCTTCTTGAGTGGAATAGAAACCTTGTAATGGATCCTAATCATTTGGCCTTTCCCATTAAAGGCTTTGATTGATCTCTCACTGCAGAATGCAACCTTGTCTGTTGAGATGAACAGAAGACCTGCAAGGGGGCCTGATGTTGAAGATAGATAGCACGGCGAAGCTTTCAAAAGCCTCTCGCCTTCTCTGACATTGAAGAATTGCTCAAAGACTTTGTCCACTCCTCCCACTTGAAGAATTTTAGTCCCTAAGCTTAACTTACCCTTAATAGTCTCAGATATCTTTGGTGCCAATCTCACTGCAATTTCATAGTCATGTGAATTGAGTTAGATTTTGG includes:
- the LOC112712261 gene encoding GEM-like protein 4 yields the protein MSKKMQTSSSLLQDLFIGNPIISAACDQLQKSVNRYYLNDSASTQSQCSTKASKQSKTLNVSILNKLRRKAEDNLSQGIQEHVRLAPKISETIKGKLSLGTKILQVGGVDKVFEQFFNVREGERLLKASPCYLSSTSGPLAGLLFISTDKVAFCSERSIKAFNGKGQMIRIHYKVSIPLKKIKCVNQRENFEKPKQKYIQIVTVDKFDFWLMGVIKYQKTLRYLEQAISLSQA